A stretch of DNA from Flavobacteriales bacterium:
AACAAAAAAAGGACTCCACTCCCGGAAGATCGGGAAGGAGTCCTTTAGGATTTTCTTAACGGTTGCGACTCCTAAGCTTCTGCAGGGCGAACCGAGACGAAGGACTTGTTATTCCTTTTCTTCTGGAACTCCACGGTCCCATCGATCAAGGCGAAAAGGGTATGGTCTTTCCCCATTCCTACATTATCACCGGGATGATGCTTGGTCCCGCGCTGACGGATGATGATATTACCAGCAATGACAATCTCACCTCCGAATTTCTTGACTCCGAGTCGTTTACTTTCTGACTCTCTTCCGTTCTTAGAACTACCGACTCCTTTTTTATGTGCCATGGTATTATTCTTTTAAATCGTTCAAATGATCAGGCGACTCCGCCATCCAATTCATCTTGCCATTTCTTGAGCTCGTCCCATTTGCCTTCAGCAGCCATCTCAGCCTGTTTGGGCCAGGTATCGGTCAC
This window harbors:
- the rpmA gene encoding 50S ribosomal protein L27, which codes for MAHKKGVGSSKNGRESESKRLGVKKFGGEIVIAGNIIIRQRGTKHHPGDNVGMGKDHTLFALIDGTVEFQKKRNNKSFVSVRPAEA